Proteins encoded within one genomic window of Formosa agariphila KMM 3901:
- a CDS encoding zinc-binding alcohol dehydrogenase family protein, which translates to MKYIVCEEPGRFLLKEKEAPVRKENEALLRVKKVGICGTDLHAFSGNQAFFTYPRILGHELASEIVEIGENNRGLKAGDKVVVMPYVSCGKCIACRKGKTNCCTNISVLGVHSDGGMQEFITVRQDLLLPANNLSDNEMAIVEPLAIGAHAIRRANVQKGEIVVVVGCGPIGIGMVKLAQIAGAKVIVLDVNDARLQYTKDEIGADYIINVNDNPVEKIAEITNGDMATAVFDATGYKGALEVGPDYMSHGGRYVLVGLSKGDLVFNHPKIHAKETTIMCSRNATTEDFEHVISVLNQFPTESFITHNVDFTDMITHFESWTKPETGVIKAMVKFN; encoded by the coding sequence ATGAAATATATAGTTTGTGAAGAGCCTGGAAGGTTCTTGTTAAAAGAAAAAGAAGCACCTGTTCGTAAAGAAAATGAAGCTTTGTTAAGGGTGAAAAAAGTTGGGATTTGTGGAACAGATTTACATGCGTTTTCTGGAAACCAAGCCTTTTTTACATACCCCAGAATTTTAGGACATGAGTTGGCTTCAGAAATTGTAGAGATTGGTGAAAATAATCGCGGATTAAAAGCAGGGGATAAAGTTGTAGTTATGCCATATGTAAGTTGCGGTAAATGCATTGCATGCAGAAAAGGTAAAACAAACTGTTGTACTAATATTAGTGTTCTAGGAGTTCATTCTGATGGAGGTATGCAAGAATTTATTACGGTGCGTCAAGATTTATTATTACCAGCTAATAATTTATCTGATAATGAAATGGCAATCGTAGAACCTTTAGCTATTGGAGCTCATGCTATTCGTAGAGCAAATGTTCAAAAAGGAGAAATTGTAGTTGTTGTTGGTTGTGGACCAATTGGAATTGGAATGGTGAAATTAGCACAAATAGCAGGCGCAAAAGTAATTGTTCTAGATGTAAACGATGCACGTTTACAATATACTAAAGATGAAATTGGAGCAGATTATATAATTAACGTCAATGATAATCCTGTTGAAAAAATAGCTGAAATTACAAATGGAGATATGGCAACTGCAGTTTTCGATGCAACAGGTTATAAAGGTGCTTTAGAGGTTGGGCCAGATTATATGTCGCATGGAGGTCGTTATGTTTTGGTAGGACTATCTAAAGGTGATTTAGTTTTTAATCATCCAAAGATTCATGCTAAGGAAACTACAATTATGTGTAGTAGAAATGCAACAACAGAAGATTTTGAACATGTTATAAGTGTTCTAAATCAATTTCCAACAGAATCGTTTATTACACATAATGTTGATTTTACAGATATGATAACACATTTTGAGAGTTGGACTAAACCTGAAACGGGAGTCATTAAGGCAATGGTTAAATTTAATTAA